The following proteins come from a genomic window of Kitasatospora sp. NBC_01246:
- a CDS encoding GNAT family N-acetyltransferase — protein MLHNSKVALRARHDADVPVLQAELYDDVATRSRADSRPWQPVSPGAAGSPYAVAAPSDEAACFSVTTLPSGDLAGEALLWGIDTHNRTAHLGLALRPALRGRGLAREVVALLCHYGFTVRGLHRLQIDTLAENLPMIAAATRAGFTLEGTLRRSAWAYGAHRDEVVLGLLAEEWTTPADVASDRV, from the coding sequence ATGCTACACAACTCCAAAGTCGCCCTCCGGGCCAGACACGACGCCGACGTCCCCGTGCTGCAGGCCGAGCTGTACGACGACGTCGCCACCCGCTCCCGGGCCGACTCCCGGCCCTGGCAGCCCGTTTCACCGGGCGCCGCCGGGTCCCCGTACGCGGTCGCCGCCCCCTCGGACGAGGCCGCCTGCTTCTCCGTCACCACCCTCCCCTCGGGCGACCTCGCCGGCGAGGCCCTCCTCTGGGGCATCGACACCCACAACCGCACCGCCCATCTCGGCCTCGCCCTGCGCCCCGCCCTCCGCGGCCGGGGCCTGGCCCGCGAGGTCGTCGCGCTGCTGTGCCACTACGGCTTCACCGTCCGCGGCCTGCACCGCCTCCAGATCGACACCCTCGCCGAGAACCTGCCGATGATCGCCGCCGCGACCCGCGCCGGCTTCACCCTCGAAGGCACCCTGCGCCGCTCCGCTTGGGCCTACGGCGCCCACCGCGACGAGGTCGTGCTCGGCCTGCTCGCCGAGGAGTGGACCACCCCGGCCGACGTGGCCTCCGACCGGGTCTGA
- a CDS encoding SOS response-associated peptidase has translation MCGRFVSTTTPQDLLGLLGVTGWNPAETLAPSWNVAPTDPVWTVLERVDRETSELARRLRPVRWGLVPSWSKDPATGARLINARAETVHEKPAFRSAFAKRRCVLPADGYYEWVRVPAAEGRKAYKQPYYLHPRAGGPLVMAGLYEFWRDRSLPEDDPAAWLTTATIITTDATDAAGRVHDRMPLTIGPADLDAWLDPEHDDPVELRRLLHAPAGDELAVRAVSTTVNSVRNNGAALLDAVPDPVGHGDGPG, from the coding sequence ATGTGCGGCCGATTCGTCTCCACCACCACGCCCCAGGACCTGCTCGGCCTGCTCGGGGTGACCGGCTGGAACCCGGCCGAGACCCTCGCGCCGAGCTGGAACGTCGCCCCCACGGACCCGGTGTGGACGGTGCTGGAACGGGTCGACCGCGAGACCAGCGAACTCGCCCGCCGGCTCCGCCCGGTGCGGTGGGGCCTGGTCCCCTCCTGGTCCAAGGACCCGGCCACGGGCGCCAGGCTGATCAACGCCCGGGCCGAGACGGTGCACGAGAAGCCCGCCTTCCGCTCCGCCTTCGCCAAGCGCCGCTGCGTCCTGCCTGCCGACGGCTACTACGAGTGGGTGCGGGTGCCCGCCGCCGAGGGCCGCAAGGCCTACAAGCAGCCCTACTACCTCCACCCCCGCGCCGGCGGCCCGCTGGTGATGGCCGGGCTGTACGAGTTCTGGCGGGACCGCTCGCTGCCCGAGGACGACCCGGCGGCCTGGCTCACCACCGCCACGATCATCACCACCGACGCCACCGACGCGGCCGGCCGCGTCCACGACCGGATGCCGCTCACCATCGGCCCGGCCGACCTGGACGCCTGGCTCGACCCGGAGCACGACGACCCGGTGGAGCTGCGGCGGCTCCTGCACGCCCCGGCCGGGGACGAACTCGCGGTCCGGGCGGTCTCCACCACCGTCAACAGCGTCCGCAACAACGGCGCCGCCCTGCTGGACGCGGTACCGGACCCGGTGGGCCACGGCGACGGGCCGGGCTGA
- a CDS encoding SDR family NAD(P)-dependent oxidoreductase: MDLHLSGKAAVVTGAGKGIGLAVTRALAAEGVRVLAACRTVTEDLAALGRTTDVLPLQADLTAADGPERAAGRGPARRPLRRGVSRPVRRGPAWPPRPGAPARPGSPSNRGSSGRSRG; the protein is encoded by the coding sequence ATGGACCTGCACCTGTCGGGCAAGGCCGCCGTGGTGACCGGGGCGGGCAAGGGCATCGGCCTCGCCGTCACCCGGGCCCTCGCCGCCGAGGGCGTCAGGGTGCTGGCCGCCTGCCGGACCGTGACCGAGGACCTCGCCGCACTCGGCCGCACGACCGACGTCCTACCGCTCCAGGCGGACCTCACCGCCGCGGACGGCCCGGAGCGGGCGGCGGGCCGGGGGCCGGCCCGCCGCCCGCTCCGGCGCGGTGTCAGCCGCCCAGTTCGGCGCGGACCAGCCTGGCCGCCTCGACCAGGTGCTCCAGCGAGGCCCGGGTCTCCGTCCAACCGCGGGTCTTCAGGCCGCAGTCGGGGTTGA
- the cobF gene encoding precorrin-6A synthase (deacetylating) yields MRHIFLIGIGAGDPDHLTLQAVKALARTDVFFILDKNEERQDLIRLRRQLLTEHGRPGHRVIEVADAERDRATPAYTAAVDDWRTRRADLVERLVAEHLGPEETGAFLVWGDPSLYDSVIAVIDEVLARGGATFGYEVVPGISSVSALAARHRTTLTRVGRPLQITTGRRLAEGFPEQVDDVVVMLDGRAAFTGIDPEGLEIFYGAYLGTPDEILVSGPLAETAPRIRALRDEARERKGWIMDTYLLRRSGS; encoded by the coding sequence ATGCGGCACATCTTCCTCATCGGCATCGGGGCGGGCGATCCCGACCACCTCACCCTGCAGGCGGTCAAGGCCCTCGCCCGCACCGACGTCTTCTTCATCCTCGACAAGAACGAGGAACGGCAGGACCTCATCCGGCTGCGCCGGCAACTGCTGACCGAGCACGGCCGCCCCGGCCACCGCGTCATCGAGGTCGCGGACGCCGAGCGGGACCGCGCCACCCCGGCGTACACCGCGGCCGTGGACGACTGGCGCACCCGCCGGGCCGACCTGGTCGAGCGGCTGGTCGCCGAGCACCTCGGCCCGGAGGAGACCGGCGCGTTCCTGGTCTGGGGCGACCCGAGCCTCTACGACAGCGTCATCGCCGTGATCGACGAGGTCCTGGCCCGCGGCGGCGCCACCTTCGGGTACGAGGTGGTCCCGGGCATCAGCAGCGTCTCGGCGCTCGCCGCCCGGCACCGCACCACCCTGACCCGGGTCGGCCGCCCGCTGCAGATCACCACCGGCCGCCGTCTCGCCGAGGGCTTCCCCGAGCAGGTGGACGACGTGGTGGTGATGCTGGACGGGCGGGCCGCGTTCACCGGGATCGATCCCGAGGGGCTGGAGATCTTCTACGGCGCCTACCTGGGCACCCCGGACGAGATCCTCGTCTCCGGCCCCCTCGCCGAAACCGCCCCCCGGATCCGCGCGCTCCGCGACGAGGCCCGCGAACGCAAGGGCTGGATCATGGACACCTACCTCCTCCGCCGCTCCGGGAGCTGA
- a CDS encoding CopD family protein yields MWRRFSPVAMICVGAVTVAGLRLGWKHVGAVSPLWTTGYGTALLVKILLVVGLVTAGAFNQFRLRPRIARAPGRSARGRVWVSSRSGGGGRCP; encoded by the coding sequence ATGTGGCGCCGCTTCAGTCCGGTCGCGATGATCTGCGTCGGCGCGGTCACCGTCGCCGGCCTCCGGCTCGGCTGGAAGCACGTCGGCGCGGTCTCCCCGCTCTGGACCACCGGCTACGGCACCGCCCTGCTGGTCAAGATCCTGCTGGTCGTCGGCCTGGTCACCGCGGGCGCCTTCAACCAGTTCCGGCTGAGGCCCCGAATCGCCCGGGCCCCGGGCCGGTCGGCCCGGGGGCGGGTGTGGGTCAGCTCCCGGAGCGGCGGAGGAGGTAGGTGTCCATGA
- the metE gene encoding 5-methyltetrahydropteroyltriglutamate--homocysteine S-methyltransferase, producing MSPSSTTPQATVYGYPRQGADRELKKAVEGYWAGRVDAAALHATAAVLRRANWRQLADAGITEVPTGDFSLYDHVLDTTVAVGAIPARHRAAVDTDPLDGYFAMARGTQDVAPLEMTKWFDTNYHYLVPELGPDTVFAANSAKPVSELREALGLGHRPRPVLVGPLTYLLLAKPAPGVAADFRPVTLLDRLLPVYAELLADLRAAGADWVQLDEPALVQDRTPAELNAATRVYRELGALTDRPQLLVTSYFDRLGEALPVLAKAPIEGIGLDFTGPGAANLDDLAAVGGVPGKRLVAGVVDGRNIWINNLEKSLATLGTLLGLADRVDVAPSCSLLHVPLDADLERDLDPQVARWLAFARQKSTEVATLARGLAHGTDTIAAQLAANRADLASRAGSALTRDPAVRARVAATAPEDARRAPAYPERAEAQRARLGLPLLPTTTIGSFPQTTELRTARADLRAGRIDDGTYRDRMRAEVREVIAYQEKAGLDVLVHGEPERNDMVQYFAEQLTGYLATRHGWVQSYGTRYVRPPVLAGDISRPHPMTVDWYRYAADLTDRPVKGMLTGPVTMLAWSFVRDDQPTGDTARQVALALRDEVTDLEAAGAAVIQVDEPALRETLPLRSADRAAYLEWATESFRLSTSGVRADTQIHTHMCYAEFGAIMTAIDELDADVISLEAARSHMEVAHELAGAGYPREVGPGVYDIHSPRVPSTEEAASLLRAGLAAIPAERLWVNPDCGLKTRGWTETRASLEHLVEAARLVRAELGG from the coding sequence GTGTCACCGAGTTCCACCACCCCGCAGGCCACCGTGTACGGCTACCCGAGGCAGGGTGCCGACCGGGAGCTGAAGAAGGCCGTCGAGGGGTACTGGGCGGGCCGCGTCGACGCCGCCGCCCTGCACGCCACCGCCGCCGTCCTGCGCCGCGCCAACTGGCGGCAGCTGGCCGACGCGGGCATCACCGAAGTCCCCACCGGCGACTTCTCGCTCTACGACCACGTCCTGGACACCACGGTCGCGGTCGGCGCCATCCCGGCCCGCCACCGCGCCGCCGTCGACACCGACCCGCTGGACGGCTACTTCGCCATGGCGCGCGGCACCCAGGACGTCGCACCGCTGGAGATGACCAAGTGGTTCGACACCAACTACCACTACCTCGTACCGGAGTTGGGCCCGGACACGGTCTTCGCCGCGAACTCCGCCAAGCCGGTCTCCGAACTGCGTGAGGCGCTCGGCCTCGGCCACCGCCCCCGGCCCGTGCTGGTCGGACCGCTGACCTACCTGCTGCTCGCCAAGCCCGCCCCCGGCGTGGCCGCCGACTTCCGGCCGGTCACCCTGCTGGACCGGCTGCTGCCCGTCTACGCGGAACTCCTCGCCGACCTGCGGGCCGCCGGCGCCGACTGGGTCCAGCTGGACGAGCCCGCGCTCGTCCAGGACCGCACCCCGGCCGAACTGAACGCCGCCACCCGCGTCTACCGCGAGCTCGGTGCGCTCACCGACCGCCCGCAACTGCTGGTCACCAGCTACTTCGACCGGCTCGGCGAGGCCCTGCCCGTCCTGGCCAAGGCCCCGATCGAGGGCATCGGCCTGGACTTCACCGGCCCCGGCGCCGCCAACCTCGACGACCTCGCCGCCGTCGGCGGAGTGCCCGGCAAGCGCCTGGTGGCGGGTGTGGTGGACGGCCGCAACATCTGGATCAACAACCTGGAGAAGTCCCTCGCCACCCTCGGCACGTTGCTCGGCCTGGCGGACCGGGTCGACGTCGCACCGTCCTGCTCGCTGCTGCACGTCCCGCTCGACGCCGACCTGGAGCGCGACCTCGACCCGCAGGTCGCCCGCTGGCTCGCCTTCGCCCGTCAGAAGTCCACCGAGGTCGCCACCCTGGCCCGCGGCCTGGCCCACGGCACCGACACCATCGCGGCCCAACTGGCCGCCAACCGGGCCGACCTGGCCTCCCGCGCCGGCTCGGCGCTGACCCGCGACCCGGCCGTCCGGGCCCGGGTCGCCGCCACCGCCCCCGAGGACGCCCGCCGCGCCCCGGCCTACCCCGAGCGCGCCGAGGCGCAGCGGGCCCGGCTCGGCCTGCCGCTGCTGCCGACCACCACCATCGGCTCCTTCCCGCAGACCACCGAACTGCGCACCGCCCGCGCCGACCTGCGCGCCGGCCGCATCGACGACGGAACCTACCGGGACCGGATGCGGGCCGAGGTCCGCGAGGTGATCGCCTACCAGGAGAAGGCGGGCCTCGACGTGCTCGTCCACGGCGAGCCCGAACGCAACGACATGGTGCAGTACTTCGCCGAGCAGCTGACCGGCTACCTGGCCACCCGGCACGGCTGGGTGCAGTCCTACGGCACCCGCTACGTCCGGCCGCCGGTGCTGGCCGGGGACATCTCCCGCCCGCACCCGATGACTGTCGACTGGTACCGCTACGCGGCCGATCTGACGGACCGTCCGGTCAAGGGCATGCTCACCGGACCGGTGACCATGCTCGCCTGGTCCTTCGTCCGGGACGACCAGCCGACCGGCGACACCGCCCGGCAGGTCGCGCTCGCCCTGCGCGACGAGGTCACCGACCTGGAGGCCGCCGGCGCCGCCGTCATCCAGGTCGACGAGCCGGCGCTGCGCGAGACCCTGCCGCTGCGGTCCGCCGACCGGGCGGCCTATCTGGAGTGGGCCACCGAGTCCTTCCGGCTCTCCACCTCCGGGGTCCGCGCCGACACCCAGATCCACACCCACATGTGCTACGCCGAGTTCGGCGCGATCATGACCGCCATCGACGAGCTCGACGCCGACGTGATCTCCCTGGAGGCGGCCCGCTCGCACATGGAGGTCGCCCACGAGCTGGCCGGGGCAGGCTACCCGCGCGAGGTCGGCCCCGGCGTCTACGACATCCACTCGCCCCGGGTGCCGAGCACCGAGGAGGCGGCCTCGCTGCTCCGCGCCGGGCTGGCCGCGATCCCGGCCGAGCGGCTCTGGGTCAACCCCGACTGCGGCCTGAAGACCCGCGGTTGGACGGAGACCCGGGCCTCGCTGGAGCACCTGGTCGAGGCGGCCAGGCTGGTCCGCGCCGAACTGGGCGGCTGA
- a CDS encoding peptide-N4-asparagine amidase, whose amino-acid sequence MAVPPLIRRGPRPGGPARRAARLLGAVVLALTGALTAAGPAHADFGTDYHDPLTAAKPLTRPDTRACTVEAMHDQPFRDGYGNPPDTPYTATVTPPAACAGPWSAVVLTLHGQVAGRQFDRLFTVRVGGVEVLLSSTPEPSADGIGWTVERDVTRYAPLFAGGPQPFAFDLANVTDATYTGVFRITAELTFYTTSARWPAARTADRLLTTGPFGLTQAAPTATRDLAFPPNLERLTAEVYARGGGACEEFAYASAPDAFVGANPGLGACGKGPFRELRLTVDGRVAGAVWPYPVIYTGGWDPLLWRPTPGIFAFDLPAYRLDLTPYVGLLLDGRPHAVGITVNAAEAQGNDVWTGQVNLFAEVDHGAARTTGALTDHAVAPEAAVSTALTDHGGGSGDWSVTAGRHDRARGWVQTSHGRVTTEVRDTLVFGSTQRFRDSGNDLTLRNRTDLTRTTSTWGDGPRRTTTVHEGAPLDVDYRVTHDAAGANDQVTTMNLGYHRDTTGTVGGRTTERSAVDHTLRPTAHRHDGDSTVRTGGSVEDYRSTGPDGPYHRSLTTVDGWPTDRG is encoded by the coding sequence TTGGCCGTACCCCCGCTGATCCGCCGCGGGCCGAGGCCCGGCGGCCCGGCCCGCCGGGCCGCCCGCCTGCTCGGCGCCGTCGTCCTCGCCCTCACCGGCGCGCTGACCGCCGCCGGCCCCGCGCACGCCGACTTCGGCACCGATTACCACGACCCGCTCACCGCCGCGAAGCCGCTCACCCGGCCGGACACCCGCGCCTGCACCGTCGAGGCGATGCACGACCAGCCGTTCCGGGACGGCTACGGCAACCCGCCCGACACCCCGTACACCGCCACCGTCACCCCGCCCGCCGCCTGCGCCGGACCCTGGTCGGCGGTCGTGCTGACCCTGCACGGGCAGGTCGCCGGGCGGCAGTTCGACCGGCTGTTCACCGTCCGGGTCGGCGGCGTGGAGGTCCTGCTCTCTTCCACCCCCGAGCCCTCCGCCGACGGCATCGGATGGACGGTCGAACGGGACGTCACCCGGTACGCGCCGCTGTTCGCCGGCGGCCCGCAGCCGTTCGCCTTCGACCTCGCCAACGTCACCGACGCCACCTACACCGGCGTCTTCCGGATCACCGCCGAGCTCACCTTCTACACCACCTCCGCCCGGTGGCCCGCCGCCCGCACCGCCGACCGGCTGCTCACCACCGGGCCGTTCGGGCTCACCCAGGCCGCCCCGACCGCCACCCGCGACCTCGCCTTCCCGCCGAACCTGGAACGCCTGACCGCCGAGGTGTACGCCCGGGGCGGCGGCGCCTGCGAGGAGTTCGCGTACGCCTCCGCGCCCGACGCGTTCGTCGGCGCGAACCCCGGGCTGGGCGCCTGCGGCAAGGGCCCGTTCCGCGAGCTGCGGCTGACCGTGGACGGCCGGGTGGCCGGCGCGGTCTGGCCGTACCCCGTGATCTACACCGGCGGCTGGGACCCGCTGCTCTGGCGGCCCACCCCCGGCATCTTCGCCTTCGACCTGCCCGCCTACCGGCTCGACCTCACCCCGTACGTCGGCCTGCTGCTGGACGGCCGCCCGCACGCCGTCGGCATCACCGTCAACGCGGCCGAGGCCCAGGGCAACGACGTCTGGACGGGCCAGGTCAACCTGTTCGCCGAGGTCGACCACGGCGCCGCCCGCACCACCGGGGCGCTCACCGACCACGCGGTCGCCCCGGAGGCCGCCGTCTCCACCGCGCTGACCGACCACGGCGGCGGCAGCGGCGACTGGTCCGTCACCGCGGGCCGGCACGACCGGGCCCGCGGCTGGGTACAGACCTCGCACGGCCGGGTCACCACCGAGGTCCGCGACACCCTCGTCTTCGGCTCCACCCAGCGGTTCCGGGACAGCGGCAACGACCTGACGCTGCGCAACCGCACCGACCTGACCCGCACCACCAGCACCTGGGGCGACGGGCCGCGGCGCACCACCACCGTGCACGAGGGCGCGCCGCTGGACGTCGACTACCGCGTCACCCACGACGCGGCCGGCGCGAACGACCAGGTCACCACCATGAACCTCGGCTACCACCGGGACACCACCGGCACGGTCGGCGGCCGGACCACCGAGCGTTCCGCCGTCGACCACACCCTGCGCCCGACCGCCCACCGGCACGACGGCGACAGCACCGTCCGCACCGGCGGCTCCGTCGAGGACTACCGCAGCACCGGGCCCGACGGCCCGTACCACCGCTCCCTCACCACCGTGGACGGCTGGCCGACCGACCGGGGGTGA
- a CDS encoding amino acid adenylation domain-containing protein — MSAQSAQLTLHDTRRARCLPDLLDRQVAERPDAVAVTGRGAHLGFRDLRAAAAGLGAHLHQLGVAADDCVGLYVDPSPELMVGAWGILYAGAAYLPLSPEYPEDRIRYMIEDSRTGVIVTQEHLRTRLAGLVPPGTRILVPAGPDRAPGTPGAAGADDAPPFPHQSRGPASPRPESLAYVIYTSGSTGRPKGVMIEHRSIVSQLRWLVADGHLGPDAAVLQKTPMSFDAAQWEILAPAGGARVVLGAPGVYRDPEALIDTVREYGVTTLQCVPTLLQALLDTERLGDCGTLRRLYSGGEALSRRLARALTAELPQAALVNLYGPTECTINATAHLVDPAAVGEDAGSVPIGVPVDRTHCFVLDGDLAPVEPGATGELHLSGVQLARGYLNRPDLTAERFVASPHLPGERLYRTGDLAHWNPDGTLQCAGRVDNQVKLRGYRVELDEIALAIEEHTWVRRAAAIVTDDPRTGHRNLVACVELDPKEAALMDQGSHGGHHRSKASRLQVRAQLSDPGVRDAAELAGRPVVALPGGRESERQRRETFARKTYRFYEGGRVTRDDLLALLAPPAAPAGPVTPRTGEPDLAELGLILRWFGQFHSSERLLPKYAYASPGALYATQLYLETGGTGGLDAGVYYYHPVEHALVRVGEGTGGPGLTVHFLGKRRAIAPVYRNNILEVLEFEAGHMLGVFEEVLPAHGLAVRPVGLLPSVRAGLDVAEEDHYLGTFAIVPADGRPAADRTEYYVQAHPGGVEGLAAGQYRWTDGGLARISDELVRSRDVIAINQQVYERAGFGITAVGRAEEPWLEYLGLGTALHRLQRGGLALGLGFMSSGYSSNTGHPLPSARRIDAVLASCGIAPGPSYFFLGGKVSEEQIRSEGMIEDAVHMKGPAEIVRDELAAVLPDYMLPNRVLVLDELPLTANGKVDAKALAAGAAVRTADAGGPKVAPSTPTEHRLAAAWGGALRYQEVSVRDDFFAAGGNSLIAVALINRLNREFGTRLPLQVLFESPRLADLAARIDEDTGEPGSRLVPLHRAGTGDPVFCWPGLGGYPMNLRLLGSTVGRPFYGIQAHGINAGETPYPTIREMAAADLAEIRRVRPEGPYTLWGYSFGARVAFETAWQLEQAGERVADLLLICPGNPELRRGGGERHGREASYRDPAYVAILYSVFAGSVRGPDLEACLAEAHDEDGFTAFVHRLLPELGEELIRRIARIVGETYEFDYSFGELAQRRLDAPVTIVKAAGDDYSFIEGSSGYSAAPPVVVELSGDHYGVLRERGVGELVAAIRARPAG; from the coding sequence ATGTCCGCACAGTCCGCGCAGCTCACCCTCCACGACACCCGCCGCGCCCGCTGCCTGCCCGACCTGCTCGACCGGCAGGTGGCCGAGCGGCCGGACGCCGTCGCCGTGACCGGCCGCGGCGCACACCTCGGCTTCCGGGACCTCCGCGCCGCCGCCGCCGGCCTGGGCGCCCACCTGCACCAGCTCGGCGTGGCGGCCGACGACTGCGTCGGCCTCTACGTCGACCCCTCGCCGGAGCTGATGGTGGGCGCCTGGGGCATCCTCTACGCCGGCGCCGCCTATCTGCCACTGTCCCCGGAGTACCCCGAGGACCGGATCCGCTACATGATCGAGGACAGCCGGACCGGGGTGATCGTCACCCAGGAGCACCTGCGCACCCGGCTGGCCGGACTCGTCCCGCCGGGCACCCGGATCCTCGTCCCCGCCGGCCCGGACCGGGCGCCCGGGACACCCGGCGCGGCCGGAGCCGACGACGCGCCCCCGTTCCCGCACCAGAGCCGGGGCCCGGCGAGCCCCCGGCCGGAGTCGCTCGCCTACGTCATCTACACCTCCGGCAGCACCGGCCGCCCCAAGGGAGTGATGATCGAGCACCGGAGCATCGTGTCCCAGCTGCGCTGGCTGGTCGCCGACGGCCACCTCGGGCCGGACGCCGCCGTGCTGCAGAAGACGCCGATGAGCTTCGACGCGGCGCAGTGGGAGATCCTGGCACCGGCCGGCGGCGCGCGGGTCGTGCTCGGCGCCCCCGGCGTCTACCGGGACCCGGAAGCCCTGATCGACACCGTCCGGGAGTACGGGGTGACCACGCTGCAGTGCGTGCCCACCCTGCTCCAGGCGCTGCTGGACACCGAGCGGCTGGGCGACTGCGGCACGCTGCGGCGGCTGTACTCGGGCGGCGAGGCGCTCTCGCGCCGGCTCGCCCGGGCGCTCACCGCCGAGCTGCCGCAGGCCGCGCTGGTCAACCTCTACGGGCCGACCGAGTGCACCATCAACGCGACCGCCCACCTCGTCGACCCCGCCGCCGTGGGCGAGGACGCCGGGTCGGTGCCGATCGGCGTGCCGGTCGACCGCACCCACTGCTTCGTGCTCGACGGGGACCTGGCGCCGGTGGAGCCCGGCGCCACCGGCGAGCTCCACCTGAGCGGTGTCCAGCTCGCCCGCGGCTACCTGAACCGGCCCGACCTGACGGCGGAGCGCTTCGTCGCCTCGCCCCACCTCCCGGGCGAGCGGCTGTACCGCACCGGGGACCTCGCCCACTGGAACCCGGACGGCACGCTCCAGTGCGCCGGCCGGGTGGACAACCAGGTCAAGCTGCGGGGCTACCGGGTCGAGCTGGACGAGATCGCGCTCGCCATCGAGGAGCACACCTGGGTCCGCCGGGCGGCGGCGATCGTCACCGACGACCCCCGGACGGGCCACCGGAACCTGGTGGCCTGCGTCGAACTGGACCCCAAGGAGGCGGCCCTGATGGACCAGGGCAGCCACGGCGGCCACCACCGGTCCAAGGCGAGCCGGCTCCAGGTCCGGGCGCAGCTGTCCGACCCCGGGGTGCGGGACGCCGCCGAACTGGCGGGCCGGCCGGTGGTGGCGCTGCCCGGCGGGCGGGAGAGCGAGCGGCAGCGGCGCGAGACCTTCGCCCGCAAGACCTACCGCTTCTACGAGGGCGGCCGGGTCACCCGCGACGACCTTCTGGCGCTGCTCGCGCCGCCGGCCGCCCCGGCGGGCCCCGTCACGCCGCGCACCGGCGAGCCGGATCTCGCCGAACTGGGCTTGATCCTGCGGTGGTTCGGCCAGTTCCACAGCTCGGAGCGGCTGCTGCCGAAGTACGCGTACGCCTCCCCGGGCGCGCTGTACGCCACCCAGCTGTACCTGGAGACCGGCGGGACCGGCGGCCTCGACGCCGGCGTGTACTACTACCACCCGGTCGAGCACGCCCTGGTCCGGGTCGGCGAGGGTACCGGGGGCCCGGGCCTCACCGTCCACTTCCTCGGCAAGCGGCGCGCGATCGCGCCCGTCTACCGGAACAACATCCTGGAGGTGCTGGAGTTCGAGGCGGGTCACATGCTGGGCGTGTTCGAGGAGGTGCTGCCCGCCCACGGGCTGGCCGTCCGGCCGGTCGGCCTGCTGCCGTCCGTCCGGGCCGGGCTGGACGTGGCCGAGGAGGACCACTACCTCGGCACCTTCGCGATCGTGCCCGCCGACGGCCGGCCGGCGGCGGACCGCACCGAGTACTACGTCCAGGCCCACCCCGGTGGCGTCGAGGGCCTGGCCGCCGGCCAGTACCGCTGGACGGACGGCGGGTTGGCGCGGATCTCGGACGAGCTGGTGCGGTCGCGGGACGTGATCGCGATCAACCAGCAGGTGTACGAGCGGGCCGGCTTCGGCATCACCGCCGTCGGCCGGGCCGAGGAGCCGTGGCTGGAGTACCTCGGTCTCGGCACCGCCCTGCACCGGCTCCAGCGGGGCGGCCTCGCCCTCGGCCTCGGGTTCATGTCCTCCGGCTACAGCTCGAACACCGGGCACCCGCTGCCGTCCGCCCGGCGGATCGACGCGGTGCTGGCCTCCTGCGGGATCGCGCCGGGCCCGTCGTACTTCTTCCTCGGCGGGAAGGTGAGCGAGGAGCAGATCCGCAGCGAGGGCATGATCGAGGACGCCGTCCACATGAAGGGTCCGGCCGAGATCGTCCGGGACGAACTGGCCGCCGTCCTGCCCGACTACATGCTCCCCAACCGGGTGCTCGTCCTCGACGAGCTGCCGCTGACCGCCAACGGCAAGGTCGACGCGAAGGCGCTGGCCGCCGGTGCGGCGGTCCGGACGGCGGACGCGGGCGGGCCGAAGGTCGCGCCGTCGACGCCGACCGAGCACCGGCTCGCGGCCGCCTGGGGCGGGGCGCTGAGGTACCAGGAGGTCTCGGTGCGGGACGACTTCTTCGCCGCCGGCGGCAACTCGCTGATCGCCGTGGCGCTGATCAACCGGCTGAACCGGGAGTTCGGCACCCGGCTGCCGCTGCAGGTCCTCTTCGAGAGCCCGAGGCTGGCCGACCTGGCCGCCCGGATCGACGAGGACACCGGTGAGCCCGGCTCGCGGCTGGTGCCGCTGCACCGCGCGGGCACCGGCGACCCGGTGTTCTGCTGGCCGGGGCTCGGCGGCTACCCGATGAACCTGCGGCTGCTCGGGAGCACCGTGGGCCGCCCGTTCTACGGCATCCAGGCGCACGGCATCAACGCCGGTGAGACGCCGTACCCGACGATCCGGGAGATGGCCGCGGCCGACCTCGCCGAGATCCGCCGGGTGCGGCCGGAGGGCCCCTACACCCTGTGGGGCTACTCCTTCGGCGCCCGGGTCGCCTTCGAGACGGCCTGGCAGCTGGAACAGGCCGGCGAGCGGGTCGCGGACCTGCTGCTGATCTGCCCCGGCAACCCGGAGCTGCGGCGCGGCGGCGGCGAGCGGCACGGACGCGAGGCCTCGTACCGCGACCCGGCCTACGTGGCGATCCTCTACTCGGTGTTCGCCGGCTCGGTCCGCGGGCCCGACCTGGAGGCCTGCCTGGCCGAGGCGCACGACGAGGACGGCTTCACGGCCTTCGTGCACCGCCTGCTGCCGGAGCTGGGCGAGGAGTTGATCCGCCGGATCGCCCGGATCGTCGGGGAGACCTACGAGTTCGACTACAGCTTCGGCGAACTCGCGCAGCGGCGGCTGGACGCGCCGGTGACCATCGTCAAGGCCGCCGGTGACGACTACTCCTTCATCGAGGGGAGTTCGGGGTACTCGGCCGCGCCGCCGGTCGTCGTCGAACTGAGCGGCGACCACTACGGCGTGCTCAGGGAGCGGGGCGTCGGCGAACTGGTCGCCGCGATCCGGGCCCGGCCGGCCGGCTGA